Proteins encoded together in one Argiope bruennichi chromosome 1, qqArgBrue1.1, whole genome shotgun sequence window:
- the LOC129980874 gene encoding U15-lycotoxin-Ls1d-like, whose protein sequence is MKLLLVFLFTAVVGNELLTRRVCPPNPLLDCSAMRSMDCCSSSDCIGGYVCCLGACKTYCRAPIVSGRWGLNTEYQVSHEECSELKEGIVGRYTGRN, encoded by the exons ATGAAGCTTCTACTTGTTTTCCTGTTTACCGCTGTTGTGGGAAATGAGCTGTTAACAA GACGTGTGTGCCCTCCCAATCCTTTATTGGATTGCAGCGCCATGCGTTCAATGGATTGTTGCTCAAGCTCGGACTGCATTGGAGGTTATGTTTGTTGCTTAGGTGCATGTAAAACATACTGTCGAGCACCGATAGTAAGTGGACGTTGGGGTCTGAATACAGAGTATCAAGTATCGCATGAAGAATGCTCTGAACTAAAGGAAGGCATAGTGGGAAGATATACTGGCAGAAACTAA